One genomic segment of Brassica napus cultivar Da-Ae chromosome A3, Da-Ae, whole genome shotgun sequence includes these proteins:
- the LOC125593138 gene encoding cellulose synthase A catalytic subunit 5 [UDP-forming]-like isoform X2: MNTGGRLIAGSHNRNEFVLINADESARIRSVEELSGQSCQICGDEIELSDDGESFVACNECAFPVCRTCYEYERREGNQSCPQCKTRYKRIKGSPRVEGDEEDDGIDDLDFEFDYKSGLGGSEQASDTFSRRNSEFDLASAAHGSQIPLLTYGDEDVEISSDRHALIVSPSPSQVNRYQAHFTDQTPHLRPMVPQKDLAVYGYGSVAWKDRMEEWKRKQTEKFQVVKHDGDSTLGDGDDAEIPMMDEGRQPLSRKVPIKSSMINPYRMLIILRLLILGLFFHYRILHPVKDAYALWLVSVICEIWFAVSWVLDQFPKWYPIERETYLDRLSLRYEKEGKPSELAGVDVFVSTVDPLKEPPLITANTVLSILAVDYPVDRVACYVSDDGAAMLTFEALSETAEFARKWVPFCKKYGIEPRAPEWYFCHKMDYLKNKVHPAFVRERRAMKRDYEEFKVKINALVATAQKVPEEGWTMQDGTPWPGNNVRDHPGMIQVFLGNNGVLDVENHELPRLVYVSREKRPGFDHHKKAGAMNSLIRVSGVLSNAPYLLNVDCDHYINNSKALREAMCFMMDPQSGKKICYVQFPQRFDGIDKNDRYSNRNVVFFDINMKGLDGLQGPIYVGTGCVFRRQALYGYDAPTKKKTPRMTCNCWPKWCFFCGGVRKNRKAKTADNKKKKNKEASKQIHALENIEEVKSPEAAQLKLEKKFGQSPVFIASAGMENGGLASEASPASLLREAIQVISCGYEDKTEWGKEIGWIYGSVTEDILTGFKMHSHGWRSVYCTPKIPAFKGSAPINLSDRLHQVLRWALGSVEIFMSRHCPIWYGYGGGLKGLERLSYINSVVYPWTSIPLLIYCSLPAICLLTGKFIVPEISNYASILFMALFASIAVTGILEMQWGKVGIDDWWRNEQFWVIGGVSSHLFALFQGLLKVLAGVNTNFTVTSKAADDGEFSELYIFKWTSLLVPPTTLLIINVVGVVVGISDAISNGYDSWGPLFGRLFFALWVILHLYPFVKGLLGKQNRMPTIILVWSILLASILTLLWVRVNPFVGKGGPTLEICGLDCL, from the exons ATGAATACTGGTGGTCGGCTCATAGCCGGTTCTCACAATAGGAACGAGTTCGTGCTAATCAATGCAGATGAGAGTGCCAGA ATACGTTCAGTGGAAGAGCTAAGCGGGCAGTCATGCCAAATCTGTGGAGATGAGATTGAGCTCTCAGACGATGGAGAGTCCTTTGTGGCGTGTAACGAGTGTGCTTTCCCTGTATGTAGAACTTGCTACGAGTACGAGAGACGCGAGGGGAACCAGTCTTGTCCTCAGTGCAAAACTCGTTACAAACGCATCAAAG GGAGTCCAAGGGTTGAAGGAGATGAGGAGGACGATGGAATCGATGATCTTGATTTCGAGTTTGATTATAAAAGTGGGCTTGGAGGATCTGAACAAGCTTCTGATACTTTCTCTCGCCGCAACTCGGAGTTTGATTTGGCTTCTGCTGCACACGGCTCTCAGATTCCGTTGCTGACTTATGGAGATGAG GACGTTGAGATATCTTCAGATAGACACGCTCTTATCGTCTCTCCATCACCTTCCCAAGTCAATAGGTATCAAGCTCATTTCACTGACCAGACTC CACATCTAAGACCAATGGTACCACAAAAAGACCTTGCAGTCTACGGATACGGAAGCGTCGCCTGGAAAGATCGCATGGAGGAGTGGAAGAGAAAGCAGACAGAGAAGTTCCAGGTGGTTAAACACGACGGTGACTCAACCTTAGGCGATGGAGATGACGCTGAGATTCCAAT GATGGATGAAGGAAGACAACCACTGTCTCGAAAAGTACCGATAAAGTCAAGCATGATCAACCCTTACAGGATGCTGATCATCCTCCGTCTCCTCATCCTCGGCCTCTTCTTCCACTACCGTATCCTCCACCCCGTCAAAGACGCCTACGCCCTGTGGCTAGTCTCGGTCATCTGCGAGATATGGTTCGCTGTCTCGTGGGTCCTCGACCAGTTCCCAAAATGGTACCCCATAGAAAGAGAGACGTACTTGGACCGTCTCTCTTTAAGATACGAGAAGGAAGGGAAACCGTCCGAGCTAGCTGGTGTTGATGTCTTTGTTAGCACGGTGGATCCTTTGAAAGAGCCTCCGCTTATCACAGCCAACACTGTTCTGTCTATCCTCGCGGTTGACTACCCTGTGGACAGAGTTGCTTGCTACGTATCTGACGATGGTGCTGCGATGCTAACTTTCGAGGCGCTTTCGGAGACGGCTGAGTTTGCGAGGAAGTGGGTTCCGTTCTGTAAGAAGTATGGGATCGAGCCGCGCGCTCCTGAGTGGTACTTTTGTCATAAGATGGATTATTTGAAGAATAAAGTTCATCCTGCGTTTGTTAGGGAGCGGAGAGCTATgaag agagattatgaagagttTAAGGTTAAGATCAATGCTTTAGTTGCGACTGCTCAGAAAGTTCCTGAAGAAGGGTGGACTATGCAAGATGGTACTCCTTGGCCTGGTAATAATGTTCGTGATCATCCTGGCATGATTCAG GTATTCCTTGGAAACAACGGTGTACTCGATGTAGAGAACCACGAGCTACCTAGGCTGGTCTACGTTTCTCGTGAGAAGAGACCTGGATTTGACCATCACAAGAAGGCTGGAGCCATGAACTCCTtg ATACGAGTCTCTGGAGTTCTATCAAACGCACCCTACCTTCTCAACGTTGACTGCGACCACTACATCAACAACAGCAAAGCACTAAGAGAAGCAATGTGTTTCATGATGGATCCTCAGTCAGGAAAAAAGATCTGTTACGTTCAGTTCCCTCAAAGATTCGATGGAATCGATAAAAACGATAGATACTCTAACCGCAACGTTGTCTTCTTCGAT ATTAATATGAAAGGTCTTGATGGACTACAAGGGCCGATATACGTTGGAACCGGGTGTGTATTCAGGAGACAAGCGCTTTATGGATACGATGCgccgacgaagaagaagactcCGCGCATGACTTGCAACTGCTGGCCTAAATGGTGTTTCTTTTGCGGCGGTGTAAGAAAGAATCGTAAGGCGAAGACAGCTgataataagaagaagaagaacaaggaaGCTTCGAAGCAGATACACGCGTTAGAAAACATCGAAGAAG TGAAGTCACCAGAGGCGGCGCAGCTGAAGCTGGAGAAGAAGTTTGGACAGTCTCCTGTCTTTATAGCCTCTGCTGGTATGGAGAATGGTGGGCTTGCTAGTGAGGCTAGTCCAGCTTCTCTGCTTAGAGAAGCAATCCAAGTCATTAGTTGTGGATACGAAGACAAAACCGAGTGGGGTAAAGAG ATTGGGTGGATCTACGGTTCTGTCACTGAGGATATCCTAACTGGTTTCAAGATGCATTCTCATGGCTGGAGGTCTGTTTACTGTACGCCGAAGATCCCTGCTTTCAAAGGATCAGCTCCCATTAATCTCTCTGACCGTCTACATCAAGTTCTTCGGTGGGCGCTAGGGTCCGTTGAGATTTTCATGAGCAGGCATTGTCCTATTTGGTACGGTTACGGAGGTGGTTTGAAAGGGCTTGAGAGGTTGTCTTACATCAACTCTGTGGTGTATCCATGGACCTCTATACCTCTTCTCATCTACTGCTCTCTTCCAGCTATCTGTCTTCTCACCGGGAAGTTCATAGTCCCTGAG ATTAGCAACTACGCAAGTATCCTCTTCATGGCACTTTTCGCGTCGATAGCTGTCACAGGCATCCTCGAGATGCAATGGGGCAAAGTAGGGATCGACGACTGGTGGAGAAACGAGCAGTTTTGGGTGATAGGTGGCGTTTCATCtcatctctttgctctcttccaAGGACTCCTCAAGGTTTTAGCCGGTGTCAACACAAACTTCACGGTCACGTCAAAGGCAGCAGACGACGGCGAGTTCTCAGAGCTTTACATCTTCAAATGGACGTCTCTCTTGGTCCCTCCGACCACGCTACTGATCATCAACGTGGTTGGAGTCGTTGTGGGAATCTCTGATGCGATCAGTAACGGATATGACTCGTGGGGACCGTTGTTTGGGAGATTGTTCTTTGCTCTTTGGGTGATTCTACATCTTTATCCTTTCGTGAAAGGTTTGCTTGGGAAACAGAACAGGATGCCTACCATTATTCTTGTCTGGTCGATTCTTCTGGCTTCTATCTTGACGCTTCTTTGGGTGAGAGTTAATCCCTTTGTGGGTAAAGGTGGTCCAACACTAGAGATATGTGGTTTGGACTGTCTTTGA
- the LOC106430480 gene encoding DNA-directed RNA polymerase II subunit 4 translates to MSSCLNFYNCSTSLRWLNKFLFTSAPLLEKERREEKEKLRIRFPSAMSGEEEENAAELKIGDEFLKAKCLMNCEVSLILEHKYEQLQQVSEDPMNQVSQVFEKSLQYVKRFSRYKNPDAVRQVREILSRHQLTEFELCVLGNLCPETAEEAVAMVPSLKTKGRAHSDEAIEKMLNDLSLVKRFE, encoded by the exons atgtCTTCTTGCCTTAACTTTTATAACTGTTCTACTTCTCTGCGTTGGCTTAATAAATTTCTCTTCACTTCGGCTCCGTTGTtagaaaaggagagaagagaagagaaagagaagctcAGGATTCGATTTCCTTCTGCCATgtctggagaagaagaagagaacgcCGCCGAACTCAAGATCGGAGACG AGTTTTTGAAGGCAAAGTGCTTAATGAACTGTGAAGTGTCTTTGATCCTTGAGCACAAGTATGAACAGCTTCAGCAAGTCTCCGAGGATCCCATGAACCAAGTTTCTCA GGTGTTTGAGAAGTCCTTGCAGTATGTGAAGCGGTTTAGCCGCTACAAGAATCCTGATGCTGTTAGACAAGTTCGAGA AATCTTGAGCAGACATCAACTCACTGAGTTTGAG CTTTGTGTTCTTGGCAATCTATGTCCTGAAACTGCTGAAGAAGCAGTGGCAATGGTTCCTTCTCtcaag ACAAAAGGAAGAGCTCATAGTGATGAAGCAATTGAGAAGATGCTCAATGATCTCTCCCTTGTCAAGAGATTCGAGTAG
- the LOC125593141 gene encoding elicitor peptide 4-like: MEREGRREDGVSYYLWIPFKFIHQTLRSLVLKLFGRSPSHHTACLEEEEVEIVQVTSRGLPRKPPKKLQQKPRDSSGKPGRINKKPR, encoded by the exons atggagagagagggaagaagagaagatggagtttcTTATTATCTCTGGATCCCTTTTAAGTTCATTCACCAAACTCTCCGATCTCTCGTACTCAAGCTTTTCGGTCGTTCTCCTTCTCACCATACAGCTTGTCTG gaggaggaagaagttGAAATTGTGCAAGTGACGTCGAGGGGACTTCCGAGGAAACCACCAAAGAAGCTGCAGCAGAAGCCGAGAGACAGTTCCGGCAAGCCGGGAAGGATCAACAAGAAGCCTCGCTAA
- the LOC125593138 gene encoding cellulose synthase A catalytic subunit 5 [UDP-forming]-like isoform X1 — protein sequence MNTGGRLIAGSHNRNEFVLINADESARIRSVEELSGQSCQICGDEIELSDDGESFVACNECAFPVCRTCYEYERREGNQSCPQCKTRYKRIKGSPRVEGDEEDDGIDDLDFEFDYKSGLGGSEQASDTFSRRNSEFDLASAAHGSQIPLLTYGDEDVEISSDRHALIVSPSPSQVNRYQAHFTDQTPHLRPMVPQKDLAVYGYGSVAWKDRMEEWKRKQTEKFQVVKHDGDSTLGDGDDAEIPMMDEGRQPLSRKVPIKSSMINPYRMLIILRLLILGLFFHYRILHPVKDAYALWLVSVICEIWFAVSWVLDQFPKWYPIERETYLDRLSLRYEKEGKPSELAGVDVFVSTVDPLKEPPLITANTVLSILAVDYPVDRVACYVSDDGAAMLTFEALSETAEFARKWVPFCKKYGIEPRAPEWYFCHKMDYLKNKVHPAFVRERRAMKRDYEEFKVKINALVATAQKVPEEGWTMQDGTPWPGNNVRDHPGMIQVFLGNNGVLDVENHELPRLVYVSREKRPGFDHHKKAGAMNSLIRVSGVLSNAPYLLNVDCDHYINNSKALREAMCFMMDPQSGKKICYVQFPQRFDGIDKNDRYSNRNVVFFDINMKGLDGLQGPIYVGTGCVFRRQALYGYDAPTKKKTPRMTCNCWPKWCFFCGGVRKNRKAKTADNKKKKNKEASKQIHALENIEEGATNNNNVKSPEAAQLKLEKKFGQSPVFIASAGMENGGLASEASPASLLREAIQVISCGYEDKTEWGKEIGWIYGSVTEDILTGFKMHSHGWRSVYCTPKIPAFKGSAPINLSDRLHQVLRWALGSVEIFMSRHCPIWYGYGGGLKGLERLSYINSVVYPWTSIPLLIYCSLPAICLLTGKFIVPEISNYASILFMALFASIAVTGILEMQWGKVGIDDWWRNEQFWVIGGVSSHLFALFQGLLKVLAGVNTNFTVTSKAADDGEFSELYIFKWTSLLVPPTTLLIINVVGVVVGISDAISNGYDSWGPLFGRLFFALWVILHLYPFVKGLLGKQNRMPTIILVWSILLASILTLLWVRVNPFVGKGGPTLEICGLDCL from the exons ATGAATACTGGTGGTCGGCTCATAGCCGGTTCTCACAATAGGAACGAGTTCGTGCTAATCAATGCAGATGAGAGTGCCAGA ATACGTTCAGTGGAAGAGCTAAGCGGGCAGTCATGCCAAATCTGTGGAGATGAGATTGAGCTCTCAGACGATGGAGAGTCCTTTGTGGCGTGTAACGAGTGTGCTTTCCCTGTATGTAGAACTTGCTACGAGTACGAGAGACGCGAGGGGAACCAGTCTTGTCCTCAGTGCAAAACTCGTTACAAACGCATCAAAG GGAGTCCAAGGGTTGAAGGAGATGAGGAGGACGATGGAATCGATGATCTTGATTTCGAGTTTGATTATAAAAGTGGGCTTGGAGGATCTGAACAAGCTTCTGATACTTTCTCTCGCCGCAACTCGGAGTTTGATTTGGCTTCTGCTGCACACGGCTCTCAGATTCCGTTGCTGACTTATGGAGATGAG GACGTTGAGATATCTTCAGATAGACACGCTCTTATCGTCTCTCCATCACCTTCCCAAGTCAATAGGTATCAAGCTCATTTCACTGACCAGACTC CACATCTAAGACCAATGGTACCACAAAAAGACCTTGCAGTCTACGGATACGGAAGCGTCGCCTGGAAAGATCGCATGGAGGAGTGGAAGAGAAAGCAGACAGAGAAGTTCCAGGTGGTTAAACACGACGGTGACTCAACCTTAGGCGATGGAGATGACGCTGAGATTCCAAT GATGGATGAAGGAAGACAACCACTGTCTCGAAAAGTACCGATAAAGTCAAGCATGATCAACCCTTACAGGATGCTGATCATCCTCCGTCTCCTCATCCTCGGCCTCTTCTTCCACTACCGTATCCTCCACCCCGTCAAAGACGCCTACGCCCTGTGGCTAGTCTCGGTCATCTGCGAGATATGGTTCGCTGTCTCGTGGGTCCTCGACCAGTTCCCAAAATGGTACCCCATAGAAAGAGAGACGTACTTGGACCGTCTCTCTTTAAGATACGAGAAGGAAGGGAAACCGTCCGAGCTAGCTGGTGTTGATGTCTTTGTTAGCACGGTGGATCCTTTGAAAGAGCCTCCGCTTATCACAGCCAACACTGTTCTGTCTATCCTCGCGGTTGACTACCCTGTGGACAGAGTTGCTTGCTACGTATCTGACGATGGTGCTGCGATGCTAACTTTCGAGGCGCTTTCGGAGACGGCTGAGTTTGCGAGGAAGTGGGTTCCGTTCTGTAAGAAGTATGGGATCGAGCCGCGCGCTCCTGAGTGGTACTTTTGTCATAAGATGGATTATTTGAAGAATAAAGTTCATCCTGCGTTTGTTAGGGAGCGGAGAGCTATgaag agagattatgaagagttTAAGGTTAAGATCAATGCTTTAGTTGCGACTGCTCAGAAAGTTCCTGAAGAAGGGTGGACTATGCAAGATGGTACTCCTTGGCCTGGTAATAATGTTCGTGATCATCCTGGCATGATTCAG GTATTCCTTGGAAACAACGGTGTACTCGATGTAGAGAACCACGAGCTACCTAGGCTGGTCTACGTTTCTCGTGAGAAGAGACCTGGATTTGACCATCACAAGAAGGCTGGAGCCATGAACTCCTtg ATACGAGTCTCTGGAGTTCTATCAAACGCACCCTACCTTCTCAACGTTGACTGCGACCACTACATCAACAACAGCAAAGCACTAAGAGAAGCAATGTGTTTCATGATGGATCCTCAGTCAGGAAAAAAGATCTGTTACGTTCAGTTCCCTCAAAGATTCGATGGAATCGATAAAAACGATAGATACTCTAACCGCAACGTTGTCTTCTTCGAT ATTAATATGAAAGGTCTTGATGGACTACAAGGGCCGATATACGTTGGAACCGGGTGTGTATTCAGGAGACAAGCGCTTTATGGATACGATGCgccgacgaagaagaagactcCGCGCATGACTTGCAACTGCTGGCCTAAATGGTGTTTCTTTTGCGGCGGTGTAAGAAAGAATCGTAAGGCGAAGACAGCTgataataagaagaagaagaacaaggaaGCTTCGAAGCAGATACACGCGTTAGAAAACATCGAAGAAGGTGCGACCAACAACAATAACG TGAAGTCACCAGAGGCGGCGCAGCTGAAGCTGGAGAAGAAGTTTGGACAGTCTCCTGTCTTTATAGCCTCTGCTGGTATGGAGAATGGTGGGCTTGCTAGTGAGGCTAGTCCAGCTTCTCTGCTTAGAGAAGCAATCCAAGTCATTAGTTGTGGATACGAAGACAAAACCGAGTGGGGTAAAGAG ATTGGGTGGATCTACGGTTCTGTCACTGAGGATATCCTAACTGGTTTCAAGATGCATTCTCATGGCTGGAGGTCTGTTTACTGTACGCCGAAGATCCCTGCTTTCAAAGGATCAGCTCCCATTAATCTCTCTGACCGTCTACATCAAGTTCTTCGGTGGGCGCTAGGGTCCGTTGAGATTTTCATGAGCAGGCATTGTCCTATTTGGTACGGTTACGGAGGTGGTTTGAAAGGGCTTGAGAGGTTGTCTTACATCAACTCTGTGGTGTATCCATGGACCTCTATACCTCTTCTCATCTACTGCTCTCTTCCAGCTATCTGTCTTCTCACCGGGAAGTTCATAGTCCCTGAG ATTAGCAACTACGCAAGTATCCTCTTCATGGCACTTTTCGCGTCGATAGCTGTCACAGGCATCCTCGAGATGCAATGGGGCAAAGTAGGGATCGACGACTGGTGGAGAAACGAGCAGTTTTGGGTGATAGGTGGCGTTTCATCtcatctctttgctctcttccaAGGACTCCTCAAGGTTTTAGCCGGTGTCAACACAAACTTCACGGTCACGTCAAAGGCAGCAGACGACGGCGAGTTCTCAGAGCTTTACATCTTCAAATGGACGTCTCTCTTGGTCCCTCCGACCACGCTACTGATCATCAACGTGGTTGGAGTCGTTGTGGGAATCTCTGATGCGATCAGTAACGGATATGACTCGTGGGGACCGTTGTTTGGGAGATTGTTCTTTGCTCTTTGGGTGATTCTACATCTTTATCCTTTCGTGAAAGGTTTGCTTGGGAAACAGAACAGGATGCCTACCATTATTCTTGTCTGGTCGATTCTTCTGGCTTCTATCTTGACGCTTCTTTGGGTGAGAGTTAATCCCTTTGTGGGTAAAGGTGGTCCAACACTAGAGATATGTGGTTTGGACTGTCTTTGA
- the LOC106441418 gene encoding uncharacterized protein LOC106441418: MYQESLEIYQLWRLAIQERDEAREHLKHSLAELSQLRELYNAVLLSEQQQMITYYPEATDQTTCHQSCNYNHFPGDSPSRFLSLSPSDLVSNLNVDSTPLDLSFRSNQSRVGVESTRDYETVVLEMIGGTLPEYGKFLQAVSEVGSLVESLFIAGPVPKWRNPPVLLSSQRPVMSNHITGNWNYGGLEFGSLMQNRSFPV; this comes from the coding sequence atgtaccAAGAAAGTCTGGAGATTTATCAACTGTGGAGACTTGCTATCCAAGAAAGAGACGAAGCAAGAGAACATCTGAAACATTCACTTGCTGAACTCTCTCAACTAAGGGAACTCTATAACGCTGTACTGTTGTCTGAACAGCAGCAAATGATCACTTATTACCCCGAAGCCACTGATCAAACTACATGTCATCAGAGCTGTAACTACAATCACTTCCCCGGCGACTCTCCGTCGCGGTTCTTGTCTCTGTCGCCGTCGGATCTCGTCTCTAACCTAAATGTTGATTCAACTCCACTTGATCTCAGCTTCCGTTCAAATCAGAGCCGTGTTGGTGTTGAGAGTACGAGAGATTATGAAACCGTTGTGCTGGAGATGATAGGAGGAACGCTGCCGGAATACGGTAAGTTTTTGCAAGCTGTTAGTGAAGTTGGATCGTTGGTTGAGTCATTGTTCATAGCCGGTCCTGTTCCGAAGTGGAGAAATCCTCCGGTTTTATTGTCTAGTCAAAGACCGGTTATGAGTAATCATATCACAGGAAACTGGAACTATGGTGGTTTGGAGTTTGGTTCGCTGATGCAAAACCGGTCTTTCCCTGTTTGA
- the LOC106430466 gene encoding protein HEAT INTOLERANT 4-like, whose amino-acid sequence MKKGAKRKGASKAGRKGPAADESQNDEVVAESLEASTQEESQHPNAEAEAKPEITEVKDDSPSQQQDDVKAEEVDEDKKKPGRPRGGKRKRATKKEVDAKDEKKPPPRAKKVRVTKPHEEPEYFEDERNLEGLWKAAFPVGTEWDQLDALYEYNWDFKHLEEALEEGGFLFGKKVFLFGCTEPQLVPFKGANKILHVPAVVAVESPFPPSDKIGITSVQREVEEIIPMKTMKMDWLPYIPLENRARQVDRMNFQIFVLGCTRRRAALRHMKEDLVKKYEYCLPYFYQPFKEDELEQSTEVQIMFPCEPPVVCEFDWEFDELEEFVDKLIEEEALPADQKDKFKEYVKVQVRAAKKANREAKDARRKAIEEMSEDTKQAFQSMKFYKFYPLPSSETPDVSGVKSPFINRYYGKADQVL is encoded by the exons ATGAAGAAAGGAGCGAAGAGAAAGGGAGCTTCAAAAGCAGGTCGCAAAGGCCCTGCTGCTGACGAGAGTCAGAACGATGAGGTGGTTGCCGAGTCTCTCGAGGCTTCCACGCAGGAGGAGAGTCAGCATCCTAACGCGGAAGCGGAAGCTAAACCGGAGATAACCGAGGTGAAAGACGATTCTCCTTCTCAGCAACAAGACGACGTCAAGGCCGAGGAAGTTGATGAGGATAAGAAGAAACCTGGTCGTCCTCGTGGTGGCAAGCGAAAGAGGGCCACGAAGAAGGAAGTTGATGCGAAGGACGAGAAGAAACCGCCTCCGAGAGCTAAGAAAGTACGAGtgaccaaaccacatgaagagCCTGAGTACTTCGAGGACGAGCGTAATCTG GAGGGTTTGTGGAAGGCTGCATTTCCCGTGGGAACTGAG TGGGACCAGTTGGATGCACTTTATGAATATAATTGGGATTTCAAACACCTTGAA GAAGCATTGGAGGAAGGTGGATTCCTCTTTGGGAAGAAAGTCTTTCTTTTCGGCTGTACAGAAC CCCAGTTAGTCCCCTTCAAAGGTGCAAACAAGATTCTCCATGTCCCAGCAGTTGTTGCT GTTGAATCACCCTTTCCACCTTCTGATAAGATAGGAATCACGTCGGTTCAGAGGGAAGTGGAGGAAATCATTCCAATGAAGACGATGAAAATGGACTGGCTTCCTTACATTCCGCTTGAGAACAG AGCTAGACAAGTTGATAGGATGAACTTTCAAATTTTTGTCTTGGGCTGTACGCGGAGGAG AGCTGCTCTGAGACATATGAAGGAAGATCTCGTTAAGAAGTACGAGTATTGCCTTCCTT ATTTCTACCAGCCATTTAAGGAAGATGAACTTGAACAGAGTACTGAGGTCCAGATAATGTTCCCCTGTGAACCGCCG GTTGTATGTGAGTTTGACTGGGAGTTTGACGAACTTGAG GAATTTGTTGATAAGCTGATCGAAGAGGAAGCCTTACCTGCAGATCAAAAGGATAAGTTCAAG GAATATGTCAAAGTGCAAGTTCGAGCTGCAAAGAAAGCTAACCGAGAG GCCAAAGATGCTCGAAGGAAGGCAATAGAAGAAATGAGCGAAGATACTAAGCAAGCCTTTCAAAGCATGAAGTTCTACAAATTCTACCCTCTGCCTTCATCAGAAACACCAGACGTCTCTGGAGTCAAG TCGCCATTCATCAACCGATACTATGGAAAGGCTGATCAAGTCCTTTGA
- the LOC106430489 gene encoding 26S proteasome non-ATPase regulatory subunit 12 homolog A-like: MGESGNLEASVDRLLNEEKQMRLAENVAGTRKAATEILQLCFEAKDWKLLNEQILNLSKKRGQLKQAVQSMVQQAMQYIDQTPDIETKIELIKTLNNVSAGKIYVEIERARLTRRLAKIKEEQGQIAEAADLMQEVAVETFGAMAKTEKIAFILEQVRLCLDRQDYVRAQILSRKINPRVFDADTKKDKKKPKEGENIVEEAPADIPSLLELKRIYYELMIRYYSHNNEYLEICRSYKAIYDIPSVKETPEQWIPVLRKICWFLVLAPHDPMQSSLLNATLEDKNLSEIPDFKMLLKQVVTMEVIQWTALWNKYKDEFEKEKSLIGGSLGDKAGEDLKLRIIEHNILVVSKYYSRITLRRLAELLCLSIEEAEKYLSEMVVSKALIAKIDRPSGVVCFQIAKDSNEILNSWAVNLEKLLDLVEKSCHQIHKETMVHKAVLRS; encoded by the exons ATG GGAGAGAGCGGGAACCTAGAGGCGTCGGTGGATCGGCTTCTGAACGAAGAGAAGCAGATGAGACTCGCCGAGAATGTGGCCGGTACAAGGAAAGCCGCTACTGAGATTCTCCAGCTCTGTTTCGAAGCCAAGGACTGGAAACTCCTCAACGAGCAGATTCTCAATCTCTCCAAGAAACGTGGTCAGCTCAAACAG GCTGTGCAATCCATGGTGCAGCAAGCTATGCAGTATATTGATCAGACTCCAGATATAGAAACTAAGATCGAGCTTATCAAGACGTTGAACAATGTGTCTGCGGGGAAG ATATATGTTGAGATTGAAAGGGCTCGCCTGACAAGGAGGCTTGCTAAGATTAAGGAAGAACAGGGTCAGATTGCTGAGGCTGCAGATCTTATGCAAGAAGTCGCT GTGGAGACATTTGGCGCCATGGCAAAAACTGAGAAAATTGCATTTATCCTTGAACAA GTCCGCTTGTGCTTGGATCGTCAAGACTATGTCCGTGCACAAATCTTATCGAGGAAGATCAACCCTAGAGTATTTGACGCGGATACgaaaaaagataagaagaagcCTAAGGAAGGTGAGAACATTGTAGAGGAGGCTCCTGCTGATATACCATCTTTGCTGGAGCTCAAGAGAATTTACTATGAGCTCATGATCAG GTATTATTCTCATAACAATGAGTACCTCGAAATCTGCCGTAGCTACAAGGCAATATATGACATCCCTTCTGTAAAAGAAACCCCAGAGCAGTGGATTCCC GTCCTGAGGAAGATCTGCTGGTTCTTGGTCTTGGCACCTCATGATCCAATGCAATCAAGCTTGCTCAATGCAacgttggaggataagaatTTATCAGAGATTCCTGATTTCAA GATGCTTCTGAAACAGGTAGTGACAATGGAGGTTATTCAATGGACAGCTCTCTGGAACAAATACAAGGATGagtttgagaaagaaaaaagccTGATTGGAGGCTCTTTGGGTGACAAGGCTGGTGAAGATCTGAAGCTGAGAATCATTGAACAT AATATTCTCGTTGTCTCAAAGTACTACTCCAGGATAACGTTGAGGAGACTTGCAGAGCTTTTATGCCTAAGCATTGAG GAGGCGGAGAAGTATCTCTCAGAGATGGTAGTGTCGAAAGCACTGATTGCGAAAATAGACAGACCATCAGGAGTCGTGTGTTTCCAGATCGCAAAGGACAGCAACGAGATTCTCAACTCGTGGGCAGTGAATTTGGAGAAGCTCTTGGATCTTGTTGAGAAGAGTTGCCACCAGATTCACAAGGAAACCATGGTCCACAAAGCCGTACTAAGATCTTGA